One part of the Mustela erminea isolate mMusErm1 chromosome 11, mMusErm1.Pri, whole genome shotgun sequence genome encodes these proteins:
- the LOC116569524 gene encoding olfactory receptor 2F1-like: MRRDNLTWESEFVLLGLSSDRHTQAGLFVLFGAVYLLTLLGNGLIILLIGLDARLHLPMYFFLCNLSVVDICYTSSGVPQMLVHFLLEKKTISFTRCGTQLFFSLALGGTEFLLLAAMAYDRYMAICDPLRYVAVMSPRCCIGLAAVSWFVGVVNSMVETVVTMRLPTCGHHVLNHVACETLAFVRLACVDITLNQVVILASSVVVLLVPCCLVSLSYAYIAAAILRIHSTGGRRKAFGTCASHLTVVSMSYGMALVTYMQPYSTASAEQDKVVVLFYGVVTPMLNPLIYSLRNKEMKAALSRVLRSSSESKL, from the coding sequence ATGAGGAGGGACAACCTGACCTGGGAAAGTGAGTTTGTCCTCCTGGGGCTCTCCAGTGACAGGCACACCCAGGCTGGACTGTTTGTCCTATTTGGGGCCGTCTATCTGCTGACCCTGCTGGGCAATGGGCTCATCATCCTCCTGATCGGACTGGATGCACGACTGCACCTGCCtatgtacttcttcctctgcaACCTCTCGGTGGTAGACATTTGCTACACCTCTAGCGGCGTCCCCCAGATGCTGGTGCACTTCCTGCTGGAAAAGAAGACCATCTCCTTCACCCGGTGTGGGACCCAACTCTTCTTCTCACTGGCCCTGGGGGGTACTGAGTTCTTGCTGCTGGCTGctatggcctatgaccgctatatGGCTATCTGTGACCCCTTGCGCTATGTGGCAGTGATGAGCCCAAGGTGCTGCATTGGGCTGGCAGCTGTCTCTTGGTTTGTAGGCGTGGTGAATTCTATGGTGGAGACAGTGGTCACCATGCGCCTGCCTACCTGTGGACATCACGTGCTGAACCATGTGGCCTGTGAGACACTAGCATTCGTCCGCTTGGCCTGCGTTGACATCACCCTCAACCAGGTGGTCATATTGGCCTCCAGTGTGGTGGTGCTGCTGGTGCCCTGCTGCCTGGTCTCACTGTCCTATGCCTACATTGCGGCAGCCATTCTACGGATCCACTCTACTGGGGGACGCCGCAAAGCCTTTGGGACCTGTGCCTCCCACCTCACTGTGGTTTCCATGTCTTATGGGATGGCCCTGGTTACCTACATGCAGCCCTACTCCACAGCCTCGGCTGAGCAGGACAAGGTGGTGGTGCTCTTCTATGGTGTGGTGACCCCCATGCTGAATCCACTCATCTACAGTTTACGGAACAAAGAGATGAAGGCTGCCTTGAGTCGAGTTCTGAGGAGCAGTTCTGAATCAAAACTTTAG